The nucleotide window TCCCCAGTCTTCACCCCTGGACAAGGCTCTCCAGTCTTCATCCCTGGACAAGGCTCCCCAGTCCACATCCCTGGACAAGGCTCCCCAGTCTTCATCCCTGGACAAGGCTCCCCAGTCTTCATCCCTGGACAAGGCTCCCCAGTCTACACCCCTGGACAAGGCTCCCCAGTCTACACCCCTGGACAAGGCTCTCCAGTCTACACCCCTGGACAAGGCTCCCCAGTCTTCATCCCTGGACAAGGCTCCCCAGTCTTCATCCCTGGACAAGGCTCCCCAGTCTTCATCCCTGGACAAGGCTCCCCAGTCTACACCCCTGGACAAGGCTCCCCAGTCTACACCCCTGGACAAGGCTCTCCAGTCTACACCCCTGGACAAGGCTCCCCAGTCTTCATCCCTGGACAAGGCTCCCCAGTCCACACCCCTGGACAAGGCTCCCCAGTCTTCATCCCTGGACAAGGCTCCCCAGTCTACACCCCTGGACAAGGCTCCCCAGTCTACACCCCTGGACAAGGCTCCCCAGTCTACACCCCTGGACAAGGCTCCCCAGTCTTCATCCCTGGACAAGGCTCCCCAGTCTACACCCCTGGACAAGGCTCCCCAGTCTTCATCCCTGGACAAGGCTCCCCAGTCTACACCCCTGGACAAGGCTCTCCAGTCTTCATCCCTGGACAAGGCTCCCCAGTCCACACCCCTGGACAAGGCTCTCCAGTGTACATCCCTGGACAAGGCTCCCCAGTCTACACCCCTGGACAAGGCTCTCCAGTCCACCTCCCTGGACAAGGCTCCCCAGTCCACACCCCTGTACAAGGCTCCCCAGTCCACATCCCTGGACAATGCTCTCCAGTCTACATCCCTGGACAAGGCTCTCCAGTCTTCATCCCTGGACAAGGCTCTCCAGTCTTCATCCCTGGACAAGGCTCCCCAGTCTTCATCCCTGGACAAGGCTCCCCAGTCCACATCCCTGGACAAGGCTCCCCAGTCCACATCCCTGGACAAGGCTCCCCAGTCCACATCCCTGGACAAGGCTCCCCAGTCCACATCCCTGGACAAGGCTCCCCAGTCCACATCCCTGGACAATGCTCCCCAGTCCACATCCCTGGACAAGGCTCCCCAGTGTACATCCCTGGACAAGGCTCTCCAGTGTACATCCCTGGACAtacattttattgaacctttatctaaccaggaagtccctttatctaaccaggaagtccctttatctaaccaggaagtcccattgagatCAAAATACCTCTTCTTTCATCAGTTGCCGTATATTTATCAATTGCTATACGAACAACCAGATGCACTGAGGAACCACCAGATGTACTGAGGAACCACCAGATGTACTGAGGAACCACCAGATGTACTGAGGAACCACCAGATGTACTGAGGAACCACCAGATGTACAGAGGAACCACCAGATGTACTGAGGAACCACCAGATGTACTGAGGAACCACCAGATGTACTGAGGAACCACCAGATGTACAGAGGAACCACCAGATGTACTGAGGAACCACCAGATGTACTGAGGAACCACCAGATGTACTGAGGAACCACCAGATGTGCTGAAGAACAACCAAATGTTCGGAGGAAGCTTCTACACACATGGACATCAATGGACATGTCAGCCCTTAACTAAGACATCAATGGACATAGTTGGAAATGGCTATTCTCTTACCTCTTCAATCCAAATCCTTTCTTCATCGTCTTCTTGTCTGGCTCGTCCACAGCTTCTGTTatcttctctttctcctttcctttccctttgTGCTGCTGCTCTTTCTTCTTGTCTTTGGCAGGGGTGTCCCGTCCCAAACTCTGATCTGACAGATCATCTGAAGCAGAGACACATAGCATGGTATAAACAgacatacagttaacacacacacacacacacacacacacacacacacacacacacacacacacacacacacacacacacacacacatatatatacaaaagtatgtggacaacccttccaattagtggattcggctatttcagccacacccgttgttgacaggtgtataaaatcgagcacacagccatgcaatctctatagacaaacattggcagtagaatgaccttactgaagagctcagtgactttcaacatggcaccgccataggatgccaccgttcgaacaagtcagttcgtcaaattcccgccctgcacacaagcctaagatcaccatgtgcaatgccaagcgttggctggagtggtgtaaagcccaccgccattggactctggagcagtggaaacaagttctctggagtgataaatcacactTTACCATCTtacagtccgacggacgaatctgggtttagaggatgccaggagaacgctaccaaccctaatgcatagtgtcaactgtaaagtt belongs to Salmo trutta chromosome 20, fSalTru1.1, whole genome shotgun sequence and includes:
- the LOC115156267 gene encoding partitioning defective 3 homolog B-like, translated to MGSLERPQVRQRPHMLRGRVCNESFRAAIDKSYDGPADEDDDDLSDQSLGRDTPAKDKKKEQQHKGKGKEKEKITEAVDEPDKKTMKKGFGLKR